The genomic window CTTTCGGCAATGTCAACGGCCTACCGGATCCCGCAAACAAGATGACCGTCCGCGAGCTTGGCATGCTGGCTCGCCATATCATCCTGACCTATCCGGAGTACTACAAGCTCTTCGGCGAGCGGGAATTCACTTGGAACAAGATCCGGCAGCTAAACCGCAATCCGCTTCTGAATTCGCTCGAAGGCGCGGACGGTCTGAAAACGGGCTACACCAAGGAAGGCGGTTACGGCATGGTCGGCTCGGCCGTGCAGAACGGCATCCGGCTGATTGTCGTCGTCAATGGCCTTGAAGATTCCGATGATCGGGCCAGCGAAGCAAAGCGATTGCTGGAATGGGGTTTCCGCAGTTTCGAGATCCGGACGCTGTTCGCGAAGGACCAGACGGTCGGCTATGCCAAGGTGTTCGGGGGAGATAGCGGCTCCGTCAAGCTGACGGCGTCTGAGCCTGTGAAAGTCATGGTTCAGCGAAACGGCAATGACAAACTGCTCGGACGCATTGTCTACAACGGCCCTGTTAAGGCACCGATCCAGGCTGGTCAGCACATTGGTACATTGAAAGTATGGCGCGGCAGCAACCTCGCGCTCGAGATGCCGCTTTTTGCGGGTGCCCCCGTCGAGCGTGGCTCGACCACACGCCGTGCGCTCGATGGAGTAAGCGAACTAGTCATCGGACTGTTTCGGGCCGGCGTCGAGAAGCTTTGATCATGGCCAATCTCGCGAAAGGGTTGAGAGCAACGCGCGGCCGATTCATCACGTTTGAAGGCGGCGAGGGCGCCGGCAAGTCGACGCAAATCAAGCTGCTGGCCGAGCGTCTCAATGCCGGAAAAATACCTACGATCACCACACGGGAGCCTGGCGGATCGCCCGGTGCAGAAATCATCCGTCACCTACTGCTCTCTGGTCTCGGTAAGGCGCTGGGACCAGAAGCAGAGTCCCTGCTGTTTGCAGCCGCACGTGACGATCACGTCGCAACAGTTATCAAACCAGCGCTGGAGCAGGGGAAGTGGGTGTTGTGTGATCGCTTCACCGACTCGACACGCGTCTATCAAGGCGAACTCGGCCATGTCGATCCGAAGCTCATTCGCGCGATGGAGCGGGTCACGATTGGAAACCTGAAACCCGATCTGACATTCATCCTAGATGTTCCCGTCGCAGTCGGCCTCAGAAGGGCCATCGAACGGCGCGGGACAGCGGCGGCCGACCGGTTCGAGGGCGAGGGCATTGAGTTTCACGAGAAGCTGCGCAAAGCCTATTTGGAGATTGCAGCAAACGAACCGCAGCGCTGCATCTTGATCGATGCAAACGCCGATACCGCGACCGTCGCGTCCCGCGTCTGGACCGCATTACGGGACCATCTTTTTTCTGCGGCAATCGCAGGTCAAAATAGCAAGACATGAGTTCGAAGACTGCCGAAAAAGAAATATCCGTCCTTGCTCCTCGCGAGACAAACGTCCTGTTCGGTCATCACGAGGCGGAAGCGACGCTGCTCAACGCATATCGCAGTGGGCGAATTCCGCATGCGTGGCTGATCGGCGGGGCGCAGGGGATCGGCAAAGCGACGCTGGCCTATCGGATGGCGAAGTTCGTGCTCGCGCATCCCGACCCTTCGGCCCAGCTCGTACAGAGCGTTGAGACACTTGCAGTCGATCCAGATCATCCGGTGGTGCGCCAAGTCGTAGCCGGCAGCCATGGCAGCCTTTTGACGCTGGAGCGAACCGCAAACGAGAAGGGCGCGCTGCGGAGCGTCATCACAGTCGATGAATCCCGCGAAACCATCGGATTCTTTGGCTCCACTGCGGCCGTCGAAGGCTGGCGCATCTGTGTGGTCGACACCGTCGACGAACTGAACGCCAACGCATCAAACGCGCTTTTGAAAATCCTCGAAGAGCCGCCGGCGCGCGCGCTGTTCCTCTTGATCAGTCATGCCCCAGCCCGCGTTCTTGCAACGATACAATCGCGTTGCCGCAAGCTGCCACTGCGGCCGCTGACCACAGATGAGGTCGTCGCGGGTGCGTCCGAGGCCGCTGGCCTGAACGCAAATGACCCCGCGTTACGTGATGCCGCAGGGGAATCCGACGGCAGCGTAGCGCGGGCTCTCACGTTGCTCGGTGGTGATGCGCTCGGTCTCCAACAGCGGACCCTCGAACTCTTGAACGCCTTGCCGCGCGTCGATCCGCGCGCGCTTCATGCGTTGGGAGATGCATTGGGGCTCAACGACCGCGTTGGCCTCAGGGCGTTCGTCGATACGGTCGACCGCTGGCTGACGGGACATCTGCAAGCGCCAGACGCCGGTACAAACCTGCCGCGCCTTGCACGGCTTGCCGAGGTATGGGAAAAGATCAACGGTGCTGCGCGCGAGACCGAAGCTTTCAATCTTGAGCGAAAACCTTTGGTTTTCTCTATATTTAGCATGCTCTCCGACGCCACGCGCTAGCCGCCAAAAGGCGGCTTTCAGCGAAAAATGGCACAATCGACGTTCACGGAAAGGCCTTCGCAACCCTTGCGATTGCAAAAGTAACATATGGCACGTCCGACCTTCTACATCACGACAGCGATCGCTTATCCGAATGGAGCCCCGCACATTGGGCACGCCTATGAGGCGATCGCGACCGATGCCCTGGCGCGATTTCAGCGCCTCGACGGCAAGGATGTGTTTTTCCTGACGGGAACAGACGAGCACGGCCTGAAGATGGTTCAGACCGCGCAAAAAGAGAATATGACACCGGCCGACCTTGCGATGCGCAATGCGGCCCGATTCAAGGAAATGGATCAGCGGCTGAACATTTCGTTCGACCGCTTCATCCGGACGTCAGAGCAGCAGCATCACCAGTCGAGCCAGGAAATCTGGCGCCGCATGGCTGCCAATGGCGACATCTATTCCGATACCTATG from Nitrobacteraceae bacterium AZCC 1564 includes these protein-coding regions:
- a CDS encoding DNA polymerase-3 subunit delta' (product_source=KO:K02341; cath_funfam=3.40.50.300; cog=COG2256; ko=KO:K02341; pfam=PF13177; superfamily=52540) gives rise to the protein MSSKTAEKEISVLAPRETNVLFGHHEAEATLLNAYRSGRIPHAWLIGGAQGIGKATLAYRMAKFVLAHPDPSAQLVQSVETLAVDPDHPVVRQVVAGSHGSLLTLERTANEKGALRSVITVDESRETIGFFGSTAAVEGWRICVVDTVDELNANASNALLKILEEPPARALFLLISHAPARVLATIQSRCRKLPLRPLTTDEVVAGASEAAGLNANDPALRDAAGESDGSVARALTLLGGDALGLQQRTLELLNALPRVDPRALHALGDALGLNDRVGLRAFVDTVDRWLTGHLQAPDAGTNLPRLARLAEVWEKINGAARETEAFNLERKPLVFSIFSMLSDATR
- a CDS encoding dTMP kinase (product_source=KO:K00943; cath_funfam=3.40.50.300; cog=COG0125; ko=KO:K00943; pfam=PF02223; smart=SM00382; superfamily=52540; tigrfam=TIGR00041) yields the protein MANLAKGLRATRGRFITFEGGEGAGKSTQIKLLAERLNAGKIPTITTREPGGSPGAEIIRHLLLSGLGKALGPEAESLLFAAARDDHVATVIKPALEQGKWVLCDRFTDSTRVYQGELGHVDPKLIRAMERVTIGNLKPDLTFILDVPVAVGLRRAIERRGTAAADRFEGEGIEFHEKLRKAYLEIAANEPQRCILIDANADTATVASRVWTALRDHLFSAAIAGQNSKT
- a CDS encoding D-alanyl-D-alanine carboxypeptidase (penicillin-binding protein 5/6) (product_source=KO:K07258; cath_funfam=2.60.410.10,3.40.710.10; cog=COG1686; ko=KO:K07258; pfam=PF00768,PF07943; smart=SM00936; superfamily=56601,69189; transmembrane_helix_parts=Inside_1_20,TMhelix_21_40,Outside_41_421), translating into MAAISFLSRISSRPLGRPPRVWRLVAVGLLMGAVIFGGAVKAANNSVQGAKKEEGGFDSGAPTAILIEAKSGSILFEKNADELRAPSSMMKLMTTEVVFDALTKGEIKLDDEYKISENAWRKGGAPSGGSTMFAAINSRVKVDDLLHGAVIQSGNDSCIALAEGISGNERDFVDRMTKRARELGLTQSTFGNVNGLPDPANKMTVRELGMLARHIILTYPEYYKLFGEREFTWNKIRQLNRNPLLNSLEGADGLKTGYTKEGGYGMVGSAVQNGIRLIVVVNGLEDSDDRASEAKRLLEWGFRSFEIRTLFAKDQTVGYAKVFGGDSGSVKLTASEPVKVMVQRNGNDKLLGRIVYNGPVKAPIQAGQHIGTLKVWRGSNLALEMPLFAGAPVERGSTTRRALDGVSELVIGLFRAGVEKL